The following are from one region of the Candidatus Limnocylindria bacterium genome:
- a CDS encoding extracellular solute-binding protein, whose amino-acid sequence MERKLAAALAIFGLMFAACGGTTPSTQASPTVAASASAKPTTSDSPDTVMARLYELAKAEKEVQIYSSMNADDGKKVFPKFEEKFPGVKVVHTRASGEVLTTKVVTEKKAGQDLFDLVESNLFEVGYIIEQGYTQKYIVASAGDYPAEVKDASGAFIAARLNNDIPGINTTKLPAGVTIKTWKDLCNPALSGKIAVEQGDVVVYSAMRKILGDTEAQAVLKCIAANKPSLRSGHTDMANLLAAGEFAATLSSNGHRLAQLKNEENKPITWGQTNPIITDVQGIALANKPPHPNAAKLLMEWMTSIDGQKAIQSTGRVPANPKVPPKYPDLNNFAPIFYVSLALRADFDKDQAFWNSTLGVK is encoded by the coding sequence GTGGAACGCAAGCTCGCGGCGGCGCTAGCGATCTTTGGACTCATGTTCGCGGCCTGCGGCGGGACCACGCCGAGCACGCAGGCGAGCCCGACGGTCGCGGCGAGCGCGTCGGCCAAGCCGACGACGAGCGACTCGCCGGACACCGTCATGGCTCGGCTCTACGAGCTCGCGAAGGCCGAGAAGGAAGTCCAGATCTACTCCTCCATGAACGCCGACGACGGCAAGAAGGTCTTCCCGAAGTTCGAGGAGAAGTTCCCCGGCGTCAAGGTCGTGCACACGCGCGCCTCGGGTGAGGTGCTGACGACCAAGGTCGTGACGGAAAAGAAAGCGGGGCAGGACCTGTTCGATCTGGTGGAGTCGAACCTCTTCGAGGTCGGCTACATCATCGAGCAGGGCTACACCCAGAAGTACATCGTCGCGTCCGCGGGCGACTACCCCGCCGAGGTGAAGGACGCGAGCGGCGCCTTCATCGCCGCGCGGCTCAACAACGACATCCCGGGCATCAACACGACGAAGCTGCCGGCCGGCGTCACGATCAAGACCTGGAAGGATCTCTGCAACCCGGCGCTGTCGGGCAAGATCGCGGTCGAGCAGGGCGACGTCGTCGTCTACTCCGCGATGCGCAAGATCCTCGGCGACACTGAGGCGCAGGCCGTTCTCAAGTGCATCGCGGCGAACAAGCCGTCGCTGCGCAGCGGCCACACCGACATGGCGAACCTGCTGGCCGCGGGCGAATTCGCGGCGACGCTCTCCTCGAACGGGCATCGGCTCGCCCAGCTGAAGAACGAAGAGAACAAGCCCATCACCTGGGGCCAGACGAACCCGATCATCACGGACGTGCAGGGCATCGCCCTTGCGAACAAGCCGCCGCACCCGAACGCGGCCAAGCTGCTCATGGAGTGGATGACATCCATCGACGGGCAGAAGGCGATCCAGTCGACCGGCCGCGTGCCGGCGAACCCGAAGGTCCCGCCGAAGTACCCGGACCTGAACAACTTCGCGCCGATCTTCTACGTGAGCCTCGCGCTGCGTGCCGACTTCGACAAGGACCAGGCGTTCTGGAACAGCACGCTCGGCGTCAAGTGA
- a CDS encoding ABC transporter ATP-binding protein: MLQVEGLRKTFVTDRGDVRAVEDISFNVEEGRFFTLLGPSGCGKTTTLRCVAGLERPEAGTIRLDDAVLSGPGHFVPTYARDIGMVFQSYAIWPHMTVFENVAFPLRVSEHPPSRAETTRMVEDALALVGLEGLEERPAPQLSGGQQQRLALARALVRRPKVLLLDEPLSNLDAKLRERMRIELRQLQRRLGITTIYVTHDQGEALFLSHRIAVMQAGKIVQEGAPRDLYRAPASGFVADFVGEATFLPGEITAGGIRALGGVVTCTIDGLAPGEKGLLVLRPENIVVRPQAAGLTNEFAGTLRVAAFLGDRLDCVVEIGDLLVRARAHPTTQLRRDQKVWVEFPVEHCAAIPDDGWRPRALARTFEDDDT; encoded by the coding sequence GTGTTGCAGGTCGAAGGGCTCCGCAAGACGTTCGTGACCGACCGCGGTGACGTCCGCGCCGTGGAGGACATCTCCTTCAACGTCGAGGAAGGGCGGTTCTTCACACTGCTCGGTCCCTCCGGGTGCGGCAAGACGACGACCCTGCGCTGTGTCGCGGGCCTCGAGCGTCCGGAGGCCGGCACGATCCGTCTCGACGATGCGGTGCTCTCCGGTCCCGGTCACTTCGTGCCGACCTACGCGCGCGACATCGGCATGGTGTTCCAGTCGTACGCGATCTGGCCGCACATGACGGTGTTCGAGAACGTCGCGTTCCCACTGCGCGTCAGCGAGCACCCGCCGTCGAGGGCCGAGACGACACGGATGGTCGAAGACGCGCTCGCGCTCGTCGGCCTCGAGGGCCTCGAGGAGCGCCCGGCGCCGCAGCTCTCCGGCGGCCAGCAGCAGCGCCTCGCGCTCGCGCGCGCGCTCGTGCGCCGCCCGAAGGTGCTGCTGCTCGACGAGCCGCTGTCGAATCTCGACGCCAAGCTGCGCGAGCGCATGCGGATCGAACTGCGCCAGCTCCAACGACGTCTCGGGATCACGACGATCTACGTGACGCACGATCAGGGCGAGGCGCTGTTCCTCTCCCATCGCATCGCGGTGATGCAGGCCGGCAAGATCGTGCAGGAGGGCGCGCCGCGCGATCTCTATCGAGCGCCGGCGTCGGGGTTCGTCGCGGACTTCGTGGGCGAGGCCACGTTCCTGCCGGGCGAGATAACCGCCGGAGGGATCCGCGCGCTGGGCGGCGTCGTCACGTGCACGATCGACGGCCTCGCGCCAGGCGAAAAAGGCCTGCTCGTCCTGCGCCCGGAGAACATCGTTGTGCGCCCCCAGGCGGCCGGTCTGACGAACGAGTTCGCGGGCACGCTGCGCGTCGCCGCGTTCCTCGGCGATCGACTCGACTGCGTCGTGGAGATCGGCGACCTGCTCGTCCGCGCACGCGCGCATCCAACGACACAGCTCCGCCGCGATCAGAAGGTGTGGGTGGAGTTCCCGGTCGAACACTGCGCGGCGATCCCCGATGACGGTTGGAGACCACGTGCCCTGGCGCGTACATTCGAGGACGACGACACGTAG
- a CDS encoding iron ABC transporter permease has product MATTTAARRAGIHLPAWRADVAIVGIAALLLAYLTVVPLAMLVLGAVSASGSALDFQFTTRYLERVLTDQASLELLANSLMYAGGASALAFAIGTGVAWAVERTNVPARSLWYGIALVPLIVPGIVHTIAWLFLLSPEIGWINAPLKALFGFTLSVYSLPGMMWIEGLHTAPLAFILMSAAFRAMDPSLEEAAAASRANAWRTFSRVTLPLLLPSVASVLLILFVRALEGFEVPAIIGIPGRIFVYTSRIYLSLKLYPPSFGLAAAYGLVLLAISVVGLVLHRRTTRRIERYTTVTGKAYRPRRLELGRFRYVALAGLGLYAVLAIVLPFLVLLYASFVRVYSVPSIESLRELTLSNYAFILSDDLTRTAVFNSLLLGVGAATIVVALTAVIAWVTIRTRIPGRGLLDFLAFVPITIPGIVLGISLIWVYFTIPLRIYGTLWILLVAYITRYLPYGIRGNSAALIQVHRELEEAAAAAGARWWPTFRLVLLPLLRPALVGTWIYIFIVSLRELGSSVLLYSTQSVVLAVRIFDLRDSGNYTSIAALSIFLIVILVILVTVLQRLGGRTIREA; this is encoded by the coding sequence ATGGCGACCACGACCGCCGCGCGCCGCGCCGGGATCCATCTCCCGGCGTGGCGCGCCGACGTCGCGATCGTAGGCATCGCCGCCCTGCTCCTCGCCTATCTCACGGTCGTCCCGCTTGCGATGCTGGTGCTCGGCGCGGTGTCCGCTTCCGGGAGCGCGCTCGATTTCCAGTTCACGACGCGGTATCTGGAGCGCGTCCTCACCGATCAGGCCTCGCTCGAGCTCCTCGCGAATTCGCTGATGTATGCGGGTGGAGCTTCCGCGCTCGCCTTCGCGATCGGGACGGGCGTCGCATGGGCGGTGGAGCGCACCAACGTCCCCGCGCGCAGCCTCTGGTACGGCATCGCGCTCGTACCCCTCATCGTCCCTGGGATCGTGCACACCATCGCCTGGCTGTTCCTGCTGAGCCCCGAGATCGGATGGATCAACGCGCCGCTCAAGGCGCTCTTCGGCTTCACGCTCTCGGTCTACAGCCTCCCCGGGATGATGTGGATCGAGGGTCTGCACACCGCGCCGCTCGCGTTCATCCTGATGAGCGCCGCCTTCCGCGCGATGGATCCGAGCCTCGAGGAGGCGGCGGCCGCGAGCCGCGCGAATGCTTGGAGGACATTCAGTCGCGTGACGCTGCCGTTGCTCCTCCCCAGCGTGGCCTCCGTACTGCTCATCCTCTTCGTGCGCGCGCTCGAGGGGTTCGAGGTGCCGGCGATCATCGGGATCCCCGGCCGCATCTTCGTCTACACGTCCCGCATCTACCTTTCGCTGAAGCTCTACCCGCCGAGCTTCGGGCTCGCGGCGGCGTATGGTCTGGTGCTGCTCGCGATCTCCGTCGTCGGCCTCGTGCTTCATCGCCGGACGACGCGACGCATCGAGCGGTACACAACGGTCACGGGCAAGGCATATCGGCCGCGGCGCCTCGAGCTCGGGCGCTTCCGCTACGTCGCGCTCGCCGGGCTGGGCCTGTACGCGGTCCTGGCGATCGTGCTGCCGTTCCTCGTGTTGCTCTACGCCAGCTTCGTGCGCGTGTACTCGGTGCCGTCAATCGAGTCGCTGCGCGAGCTCACTCTTTCGAACTACGCGTTCATCCTGAGCGACGACCTTACACGCACCGCTGTGTTCAACAGCCTGCTGCTGGGTGTCGGCGCCGCGACCATCGTCGTCGCGCTCACCGCGGTGATCGCCTGGGTCACGATCCGCACGCGGATCCCGGGTCGCGGCTTGCTCGACTTCCTCGCGTTCGTGCCGATCACGATCCCCGGCATCGTCCTCGGCATCAGCCTGATCTGGGTGTACTTCACCATCCCGCTCCGCATCTACGGGACGCTGTGGATCCTCCTGGTCGCGTACATCACGCGGTATCTGCCGTACGGGATCCGCGGCAACAGCGCCGCGCTCATCCAGGTGCACCGCGAGCTCGAGGAGGCCGCGGCGGCGGCGGGTGCCCGCTGGTGGCCCACCTTCCGGCTCGTCCTGTTGCCGCTCCTGCGGCCGGCGCTCGTCGGCACGTGGATCTACATCTTCATCGTGTCGCTGCGCGAGCTCGGGAGCAGCGTGCTGCTGTACTCGACCCAGAGCGTCGTTCTCGCTGTTCGCATCTTCGACCTCCGGGACTCCGGCAACTACACGAGCATCGCCGCGCTCTCGATCTTCCTCATCGTGATCCTCGTGATCCTGGTGACGGTCCTGCAGCGGCTCGGCGGCCGCACCATCCGCGAGGCTTAG
- a CDS encoding UbiD family decarboxylase: protein MATTISTETKTPTDLRDWLKRVEEIGELQVVTGANTEEDIGMATELLGRTRPSKATLFDEIAGYRKGFRVLSNGLGSFARIAITLGLPIDASPHELVKQWQERVRKGIPTIAAEVVKDGPVFENVLRGDQIDCTVFPAPKWHEFDGGRYLGTGSFDITIDPDEHWVNLGTYRVMVHDKTRLGFYISPGKHGRQHRDKWFARGEKMPVAFVPGGDPLLFLAACTEIPYGITEYDWAGGVRGAPYRVVKGPVTGLPIPADAEIVMEGFADANDKAVEGPFGEWTGYYASGEREEPVLRVHAIYHRNDPIILASPPNVPPDEQSFYRAFMRSARLRGDLEAASIPGIVGVWCHEVGGSRLFNAVSINQRYAGHARQVGHAAASVHTGAYLGRYVIVVDDDIDVMDLEQVLWAMCTRSEPAESIDIIPRAWSGPLDPRIHPDKKGFSSRAVIDATRPWEWRDKFPRSQLPTPATKQKALDRWGWLVGKGEKPEGRAR, encoded by the coding sequence ATGGCCACCACGATCAGCACGGAGACCAAGACCCCGACCGATCTTCGCGACTGGCTGAAGAGGGTCGAGGAGATCGGCGAGCTGCAGGTCGTCACCGGCGCGAACACCGAAGAGGACATCGGAATGGCGACCGAGCTCCTCGGCCGGACGCGCCCGTCGAAGGCGACGCTCTTCGACGAGATCGCCGGCTACAGGAAAGGCTTCCGCGTGCTGTCGAACGGCCTCGGCTCGTTCGCGCGCATCGCGATCACGCTCGGCCTCCCGATCGATGCGTCGCCACATGAGCTCGTGAAGCAGTGGCAGGAGCGTGTGCGCAAGGGCATCCCGACGATCGCCGCCGAGGTCGTGAAGGACGGCCCCGTGTTCGAGAACGTCCTGCGCGGCGATCAGATCGACTGCACGGTCTTCCCGGCGCCGAAGTGGCACGAGTTCGACGGCGGCCGCTACCTCGGCACGGGCAGCTTCGACATCACGATCGATCCGGACGAGCACTGGGTCAACCTCGGCACGTACCGCGTGATGGTCCACGACAAGACGCGGCTCGGCTTCTACATCTCACCCGGCAAGCACGGGCGCCAGCACCGTGACAAGTGGTTCGCGCGGGGCGAGAAGATGCCGGTCGCGTTCGTACCGGGCGGCGACCCGCTGCTGTTCCTCGCGGCGTGCACCGAGATCCCGTACGGAATCACCGAATACGACTGGGCCGGCGGAGTTCGCGGCGCGCCATACCGCGTCGTGAAGGGCCCGGTCACCGGCCTGCCGATCCCGGCCGACGCCGAGATCGTGATGGAAGGCTTCGCCGACGCGAACGACAAGGCCGTCGAGGGACCCTTCGGTGAGTGGACCGGCTACTACGCCTCGGGAGAACGCGAGGAGCCGGTGCTCCGCGTGCACGCCATCTACCACCGCAACGATCCGATCATCCTCGCGTCGCCGCCGAACGTGCCGCCGGACGAGCAGTCGTTCTATCGCGCGTTCATGCGATCGGCTCGGCTTCGCGGCGACCTCGAGGCCGCGAGCATTCCGGGCATCGTCGGCGTGTGGTGCCATGAGGTGGGCGGCTCTCGGCTCTTCAACGCGGTCTCGATCAATCAGCGCTACGCGGGGCACGCGCGCCAGGTCGGTCACGCCGCTGCGAGCGTGCACACCGGCGCCTACCTCGGCCGCTACGTGATCGTCGTGGATGACGACATCGACGTCATGGACCTGGAGCAGGTGCTCTGGGCGATGTGCACGCGCTCCGAGCCCGCAGAATCGATCGACATCATTCCCCGCGCGTGGAGCGGTCCGCTCGATCCGCGGATCCACCCCGACAAGAAGGGCTTCTCGTCACGCGCCGTGATCGACGCGACGCGGCCGTGGGAGTGGCGCGACAAGTTCCCGCGGTCGCAGCTTCCGACGCCGGCGACGAAGCAGAAGGCCCTCGACCGCTGGGGCTGGCTGGTGGGCAAGGGAGAGAAGCCGGAGGGCCGCGCGCGTTAG